The following is a genomic window from Benincasa hispida cultivar B227 chromosome 7, ASM972705v1, whole genome shotgun sequence.
cATTATGTTTTTTAGCACAATAATTATGAGAttcaaacttttatttatttatttttaattcaaagtttATGTCATATGTTAATTGGACTATGCTCATGTTAGCTTCTATCACTATATATTTTCTCATAGCTAGAATTTTATCACTAACATAGTTTAATTTGTAACCTAGATCGATCAATGATAGACTGATATGACTAATATAAATCAATCACAATGCACAACCAACATATATTTTATCTCTTCTATTATTCATAAATTTCaaacatctttttctttttctctctctattttctcaCTTTCTTACCACCTTTTGTTTTCTCAATCTCTTTCGTTGATAACTCAACAAAATATTCAAAGTAAATTGATGCAATATCTTTTTCAAAGTAACCATAAGAATTAGAAGCAACTAAACTGCAACTAaactatatataattaaaacttaaaagTGCATAATaaaagcctataaatagccttccATATAAGTGAAAGATTTCTTCTATGTGAAATCTATCATTGGCCATCGTCattagatttaaaataatataagcCTATAAGTCATAAACCTTAATCAGTGATAGAGCCTATCGTTGATAATAGTCTATCAATTATATACTTCTATTGatgatagattttgttataaGTAATAGAAGtaaatctattagtgataaaagttTATTATAATCGATAGAAAAATCTTTCATTAATAGACTCTACTGTTGATAAActcctatcactgatagaccctATCTCTAAAAGTTCgatttaaatttttctaaatctgtaaattattttacattgtgttatatttgttaatattttagtatgattgctatatttgcaacggTCCCTAATCTAAAAAGAATATAGTTTTGGTTCACTTGTTCCCTCCCACctgaaacaaaaagaaaagtttattCAAGAAGAatgtgaaataaaaaaaaaaaaaaaaaaggtaaatctCAGGCATATTATTTAGAATAATTGATGTATGATTATAAGTAGGATGATTATTTGCTAATACATATTCTAGTATTTGTCAAATTTGCCATGAAGGTAAAATGTATCAAGTCCAATGTTATAAGAGAGATCGTTTTGAAATGACttttaaagaatttaaaaagatatttataaatatttagaaaGTCATTTCATACATAAGTCTTCAAATTCATCCATCTGAACCGACTCAGAATCAAAAAATAACCCACCAAGGAATAAAAGGAAATATAACTATGAAATTAAAAACATCTTTGGCTTATCTTGTTAGATTTCAACCTTTCATGTCAGGTTCTTAGACCTTTTTTTTCTCACTTGTGCTACAAAGTTTTAATGTTGGTGGATTAGTGGAGGAAGATAAGTAAAATGACTTGCTTTTATATTAGAATAATGTTTTTAAACCATGGTATTTGATTGTATCATGATTTATCAAGTTATTTGGGCTAAAACCCTCTCcatcatattaaatttttttcttctctcaaggttgtaaaataaaactttttacATCCTTAATCATACTCCATATCTCAACTCAATGGTCACATAATGGAATGACCCgattaatcaataaaattagTTAGTATAAAACATTTTACACCATCAAATCGAGCACATTGACGAGGTGTTAGTGAAGTTCAGGAATTCATGAATAATCACTTTTATATACAAACAAAAATTTGGATCCATATCATACAAGCTtaaaattatacatatatacatacatacatatatatgtgtgtgtatatatatatatatatatatatatatatatattgaatcctCAAATCTTTAACCGCTGCTTGAGGATATAGAATGTTCAATTTTCTCATGTCTGTAGTGAAGAAAACAACCCACATTGCAAATCCAAGCTTAAGAAGGCTCAAACCTGACATTACAACCTTTCAAATCTAAGTTCAAGGGGGAAATAATGATATGAAAGAAGATATAAAGCAACCGGAGATCATAGCAAGAAATTGATAAAGAGCAAGTATCTGCATACCATTGGCATTTTCCATGAATTGATGCACAAATCTGTAGTAATAACCGAATAACGCTGCATATACCGCCATCTTTGATAAACCACCCAGGACTAAAGTAGCAGCATTCATCGTAGGCTTGTTGCAtgctttacaaaccaaattggataatatgaactTCAATCAATATTGCAAGAAAACATGAAATGAAAGCATAAATTTCAACTCAGCAAATTTAGAGAGGCAAAGAAAGAGGACCTGTTGCAGAAGGCCTGAAGATAAAACTAGGGTCATAGAATTCAAGGATTGCTTGCCAATTCTCTCTCTTCCATTATGGTGTTAGAGATTCCAGTTCGGTGACCAAACTTCGGCAACAGATTCCATATCATTGCAAACAACAAAAATGGCGCTTGGCGCTTCCCAGTCTCAGCTGGTAGCCAAACGAGAGTATAACTTCACTAGCATCCTGCTCAGGCCATCAGCTTTATTGCTCAAATGAGGCATAAATCAGAACACTTCAAAACAGACAGAATAGTTTCCAGTAATTGGACTACACGGACCCTACTTGCATTGCAATACTTGGGAAATTATCAGATATCGTATCGTTTCTACCAGCACTTATCAAATCAGTTAAGCTTAAAGAGGCTGGAACCCATCCCAACCTTTGCATAATGCCAAGAACCTTTGAAGCATCGTCTTCATTACCTGCATTGTAAAAACCAAGTAAAAGAGCGTTACATGTAGTACAGCTAAGAGAAAGTTCTTCTTTTCCCATTTCATCGAGTAACTCTAGTATTGTAGATATTTTTTCTTCCTTGCAGAGGTGAAATATTAATGCATCGAGCACATCATTGTCCAACTTTATACCCTCGACCAAGCTTTTGTCGAGCAGCTTCAAGGCTTCAAGAGAATTTCCTTCCTTGCAGTAGGTACTAGCCATAACACCATATGCAATTGCATCACAAGCAATTCCCCTAGCTTCCATATCCTTGAACAAAGAAATCATCTTAAATCTGTTTCCTATCCGGTTATAACTCAGTAAAAGTGAAGTACATGTAAGAGTATTCGGTATGATATTTCTCGTTTGCATATCTAGAAAAAGCTGCTCCGCTTCCTCTATCATTTCTGCTTTGCCGTATGCATCGATCAGAATTGTGTACATAACACTATTCGGTATCACTTTTTTATCTACCATATCATCAAACAACTCTCTAGCTTCAATCACTTTTCCATGTTTGCAGAAACCATCAATCAAAGAGTTGAAAGCAGAAGGGGAAGCAACACTTTTCTGCAGGGCTTCGTGAAATAAAGAAAGTGCCTTCTCCAAATTTCCCTCCTTGCCACAACCGTCAATGAGAATACAGTAGATGTGACCATCGGGAGAAACTCCTTTCGATACCATCTCATCGAACAGTTTAAACGCCTCGGTTAAGCTTCCAGATTTGCAATATCCATCTACAATTGTTGAATAAGTCACAACATTGGGAACCAAatcttttccttcaattttgtcAAAAAGTTCCCTAGCTTTCTTTACCTCACCAAGCTTGCACAGTCCATTAATTAAGGTGTTGTATATTACAATGTTGGGATTAATTCTATTAAGAAGCATCTCTTCATAAAGTTGGGATGCCATCTCAATCTCACCTTTCTTGCAGAAGCCAAATATAAGAGAGTTGTATATAAAAACGTCAGGCACCAAACCCTTGTTAAGGAATTCAGAGAAAACCCCCATGGCTTCTTTGGTTTTCCCATTCTTGGAGAGAGCATGAATGAGTGCACTATATGCTCGGACGTCGGGAATCAACCCTTTCTCAAGCATGCATTTGAAAGTTGACAAAGCTTCTACGGTATTTCCAACATTGCAATGCCCATTAATCAAAGCAGTATAGATTATGTTGTTAGGCACTATACCAGAAGATAACATGTCTTTGAAATACCTTTCTGCAACTTGGATTTCACCTGATTTACTATAAGAACTAATAAAAGCCCCATAAGTATATGCATTAGGTTTTATTCCTTTCTCACCCATATCAACAAGCAACATTTTTGCTTCTTCCACCTTTTTGGCTCTACAAAGACCAATTATAAGACAATTGTAGCAAAACAAATCAGGCAGGACCCCATTTTCAATCATCCTTTTTAGTAATTCTATTGCAGCTTCATATCTACTTTCTTGGACATAAGCCTTAATCAAGGCATTATATATAACAGCATTTGGTTTCACCCTGTTCCTGATCATCTGCTCCAAAACTTCATTGGCCTTTTGTGGATCATTGGAACGACAAAGGCCACTAATAAGCACACCATAAGTGAACGACGTTGGCTTCAAATTCCTTACTTTCATCTCAGCTAGTAGCTCATACGCTTTAGCCACATCGTGAGACTTCAAATATCCATCAATCAATGAGTTGTAGGTCTCGGCATCTGGTTCTATGCCAGTCAGAAACATCTCATTAAAAAGAGCCATTGCTTTCCCCATCTCACCAGCCCTAGCAATGCCCCTGATCACTGCATTATAAGTTACAATGTTCAACTTAAGTCCATGAGTAATCATCTCATCTTTGATCCTCAATGCCTCTTCAATATTCCCTTGTTTCATGAACCCATCAATCAAAGCAGTGCAGGTAAAATGATTAGGGTTTAAACCCGAACTAAGCATACTTTTGAATATCAATTTTGCTTCTTCTGATCTCTTCTGTTTGAAAAACCCATCAATGAGTAAAGAATAAGTATAGCCATCCGGAACCAACCCCTTCTCCGTCATCAACTTCTTTACCTCTAAAGCTTCATCAACAGCTCCGGTCCTACATAAACCCCCAATAATAACATTGTAGGTGACCAAATTAGGTTTACATTCCTTCTCCTCCATCTCAGAAAGAACCATCTTTCCCTTGATAACATCACCAACTTTACAATGTGCATTGATCACATTAGTGTATGTATAAACATCAGGGACTATCTTAGCCTCCACCATACTTTCATACACCTTCCAAAACAACCCCGTCATGTTACCCTTCAACAAATCCCTCATCAAACTATTACAGCATATCAAGCTGGGAAAGAACCCTCCACTAATTGAAGCTATAAAAACACTAGAAGCCTCATTCAAGAAACCCAACTTCCTAAAGTTAtcaatcaaaatatcaaaaacaGTCAAGTTAGACCCACCACATTCTCTATAGCACCTAACCAAGGAATCCAAAATCTCCAACGGTGGCTTACGGGTCTCGAGCAATTTCTCAAACATGTTATCAGCACGAAGGAAAAGCCCAGAATTACAAAGACGAATCGCAAGAATTGAATAAGAATGCAAGTTTTGTGGAGTACCCATTTTGGAAGTCGACCAATAGAAGAAATTTTGAAGCCGCACAGAATCGTCGATTTCGTTCTTCCGTAGAACAGAGCAGACGATTTCTGGGTTTAGCTTCCTCAAACTTTCCTCGTTGTTTAAAAGGATCCGCCAATCTTCACGCTTCAAAATCGTGGAAAATTCGCGAACAGTGTCGTCGTTATGATCAGATGGGTTAGCGATcgagaaaaacataaaatgggAAGGGGAACTACAAAGAATTCGGCGAGGAGGGGTATTTGCAGCCATTTGCCGAATCAAGCACAAAACATTTGCCATGTTCTCTGGTTTTTGTCAAAATCAAGCGTCTGAAATTGGGGATTGAGGCAAAGAGAGAGGTGAGACTGACTCGTAATGGCTTAAAACGTAGGATTCAGTGATGGGTTGAGGGAATCATGAAAATCCCAGGGGATGTTGCAGAAGCTCCATGTTAATTGAGCTCAACGGGGAGGATTTAGACTTGACAGTTGAGAGAGAGAATCCCAAAGTTTCAACCTCCAACCTTTAGGAGGGATTGGCATTGAGAGTTGATCATAAcctttgacatttttaaaattgatctGAAACACCCTGTGATGTCCCGAAAATTtttaaggtaaaaaaaaaaaaaagagattttattttgggtatAGATTTTTGTTTCTAAAGAGTGTTGAAGATTTGATTTGGAGTTTTAGGGTTGTGTTGAGAATTTTGGGGATTTCCTTTTTAGAATtggaaaagaagaataaaaatatattagatttatatatatttttatgggAGAGGTAGGGTTAAAGTACAAataatatatttctaaatatacatttatttagggtttaaaaaaaatatttatatatgtacTTATTTTGGGACTTGGGAAGCGtgtactaaagaaaaaaaatttcaccttcttcatctTCCCTTTAGTCGTGGCGCATACTCTCTCCCCTTCTTTCAACTTCTTCATTCACGTCATCTTCACGCCTAAGCCCACCCCAACCACTGACCTCCGCCGCCTCCTCATAGTAGTCGCGCCGTCGTCGAAACTGCCTCTAGTgtcttgaaggaactctaaatagagaaccagtgagtagaagaggatcgttccaaatgccattgagaaagaacacaaacattTACAGTTAAAAAAGGACAGATTATGTATaacgagtaaattacaacatgcttcttagaGAACAAACAAGGGATCGAGTGtgcaatacctttgaagaaccctttcttcaagtatccctcgatcgttcagcaaTGCATCCAACAGCACAAACTCAAACGCAACAATCATAATTCGATCTCAACGAGCAACTGGATGAACCTTACTCACAATCGAGTACAACTCGATCCTTGACCcttgaatagaaaaagaacaccaccacaagagttaccttggtattctcagtgtgagaatccaggagttgggctctgtatgactttggatagaggaatggaggaagtgaacgatcgagtatgcgacagaagaaggaagtctattgtatagacttgatactcgatcgtgtagtaagaagaagcctatcgtatagacttgctactcgatcgtgtatcaacaagtaactatcgtatagtaaactcaatacttgatcatttaggctGTGTAATACTATTGTctagtaaaactcttttactcaatagtttttcttttgtgaGACGATACGAATGAATGATCTGATgatttggaaaactatttttctttttatctcacagttaccataaaccgcaaataacctcccactcaagtcggtgattaagaaaaagaataattaattatcacataattaatatattataaataaatataataactaacttaccatattatctttatagcctatagttttaatattgcatcatatgcaatatataaaccatagttctttttctattttatggcgtttaatataaatcatatttatattaattcctccaatcaaataacgtatcaaatacatcatatcaattatatcacatataattgaattactttaattatatcatatataatcaaattttctcttgttaatttgaacacttcaaactaactcaaaatctgattttcaacttgaacccattgagctaccaaggggatcttatggacctgtagcttgaagctccaatggtacgttaataattgactaaactctttaatcacgatatccaccatctgttaactaccgggcactccattaaagaccgacagttgcacttttcgcactacagatatatttctgtgtccatatgaccaatcaacaatgcgatgatccttcataaatcgctcgtaagtacagttggccagttaaccattttacccctgtagttacatctaactccttaagtaccattaatttttctaatgaacaataagtcatagtccactatgactaagtcctctcttcccaagagagggtgtgaccactatgttcaagacccgaaattagcccttaagagggcaatttatctacttacccctactttgaggaaggagtgaatttcgtcgtgtgtagctaagttctcagctccccaataagatgaatctccaaaatggtaggtttgttgagttggcaatttggccactctcacccatacaaatcaaagaaccgccctcatgagcaggagttcccaactcactcaagatgaaggtcatgtcacctatggtcattctagtgaaatgtaagtctcaattatcaacgacattatataaagagactaatcatttcgtggttcggtcttatacaaactcttcatataggatacccccacccgcatgtctccacataagtaatcaggatcagatcatttgtagcactttacaacacttgtacatctacaaagcgggtcgtatccgtagtatcaccaggataaggtatccctcctttgtccatctactacaaaccatttaggttattacttaaggcatgatccacttgtatgtctccacatacatgcttaagttacataaaataaccacggatcttagtttattggattgagtaaatgcttataaaataatacttattttattaataacaatatgttgatagaatgtttacaaactacgagactaccaggagatttaggacaccaatcccaacaatctcccacttgtcctaaagcctcaggagaataatgtacaatacaaaatagtacaaacaacaataaactagggcatactctataccccagtaacatctTCCACTTACCCTAGATAAGGTACCGCATATCCTGTAGATCCAGACTCTCCAGATAaccttcgaacactttagccgtgagagcctttataaacggatcagcaatgttgtgcttcaatgtgatcttcgtgacaatcacatcaccgcgatgcacaatctctcgtatCAAATGATACTTTCGTTTTATGTGCTTGCCTCTTTGGTGACTTcaaggttccttagaatttgccatagccccgctgttatcaaaATAAAGTGTGATCAGCAAAGACATacttggaacaacttccaaatcagtaaggaacttcgtAAGCCAAACAgactctttagcagcttcacaagcagctacatattcggtttccatagtggagtccgcgatgtatccttgcttgatgcttcaccatactataactcctccatttagagtgaacaacTGACTCTAATGTCAATTTCCGaaaatctctatcagtctgaaagtcagagtctgtgtatccagtaaggatcaaattcttatctccatacacgagcatatagtccctcgtttaacgaaatacttgaggatcgttttgaccgccatctagtgatctaatcctggattggactgatatcgactgacaatccctactgtatagtaaatgtcaggtctagtatgtaacattgcatacataaggctaccaacagctGATGCGTAGGGAACTCGTCCcatttccttaacctcttgaggtgtcttaggacactgttccttagataaaataattccatgcctgaaaggtaataaacacTTTTTGGAATTCtgtatcgagtacttgatcaacatcttgttaatTTACAAtgctgagacaaggccaaccttttgttcttacgatcctttatgatctggatccctagaacaaactatgcctctcccaaatctttcatttggaattgggcggctagccatttcttaacgccagtcagaaaacctacatcattcccaattagtaggatattactccacatacaacactaggaaagctattgagttgttgatgattgtcttgtaaacataagactcatcaacattcagatcaaagccataagattttatcgcactatcaaatcttatgttccaagatttaGATGCTTATTgaagtccataaatggacctattaagcttgcaaaccttttgctcttgatcttggtcaatgaatccttctggttgagtcatgtagatggtctcctcaagattactattCAAAAAGATAGTCtcgacgtccatttgccatatctcataattataaaatgtggctatggacaagagaatctggtaaactttaacatgacaacaagtgagaaagttttttCATAATTCACTCCCTCAACCtcagtataaccctttgccacaagtctagccttaaaggtttgtgtctttccatctacacctcttttcctcttgaagatccatttgcaacctataggttttacctcatcagggtgatccataaggtcccagacataattgaagtacatagactccatttcctgattcattgctttaatccattcatctttgtcaacatcttccattgcttacttataagacaacagatctTTAACTctatcatcagatatgatgttttaggcttcagttaaacccatgtagcgtataggtgggttcataaccctgccactacatcgaggcaatttcaac
Proteins encoded in this region:
- the LOC120081485 gene encoding pentatricopeptide repeat-containing protein At5g61990, mitochondrial, with protein sequence MANVLCLIRQMAANTPPRRILCSSPSHFMFFSIANPSDHNDDTVREFSTILKREDWRILLNNEESLRKLNPEIVCSVLRKNEIDDSVRLQNFFYWSTSKMGTPQNLHSYSILAIRLCNSGLFLRADNMFEKLLETRKPPLEILDSLVRCYRECGGSNLTVFDILIDNFRKLGFLNEASSVFIASISGGFFPSLICCNSLMRDLLKGNMTGLFWKVYESMVEAKIVPDVYTYTNVINAHCKVGDVIKGKMVLSEMEEKECKPNLVTYNVIIGGLCRTGAVDEALEVKKLMTEKGLVPDGYTYSLLIDGFFKQKRSEEAKLIFKSMLSSGLNPNHFTCTALIDGFMKQGNIEEALRIKDEMITHGLKLNIVTYNAVIRGIARAGEMGKAMALFNEMFLTGIEPDAETYNSLIDGYLKSHDVAKAYELLAEMKVRNLKPTSFTYGVLISGLCRSNDPQKANEVLEQMIRNRVKPNAVIYNALIKAYVQESRYEAAIELLKRMIENGVLPDLFCYNCLIIGLCRAKKVEEAKMLLVDMGEKGIKPNAYTYGAFISSYSKSGEIQVAERYFKDMLSSGIVPNNIIYTALINGHCNVGNTVEALSTFKCMLEKGLIPDVRAYSALIHALSKNGKTKEAMGVFSEFLNKGLVPDVFIYNSLIFGFCKKGEIEMASQLYEEMLLNRINPNIVIYNTLINGLCKLGEVKKARELFDKIEGKDLVPNVVTYSTIVDGYCKSGSLTEAFKLFDEMVSKGVSPDGHIYCILIDGCGKEGNLEKALSLFHEALQKSVASPSAFNSLIDGFCKHGKVIEARELFDDMVDKKVIPNSVMYTILIDAYGKAEMIEEAEQLFLDMQTRNIIPNTLTCTSLLLSYNRIGNRFKMISLFKDMEARGIACDAIAYGVMASTYCKEGNSLEALKLLDKSLVEGIKLDNDVLDALIFHLCKEEKISTILELLDEMGKEELSLSCTTCNALLLGFYNAGNEDDASKVLGIMQRLGWVPASLSLTDLISAGRNDTISDNFPSIAMQVGSV